The Sphingomonas alpina genome has a segment encoding these proteins:
- a CDS encoding MAPEG family protein codes for MHMMITALTTVALALLLVFLSVATIRLRIKYEASFGDAGQQGLACAIRAHGNLTEYAPIGIILIGLLETYDANHLALGIVASAFVACRTLNAIGLFNPPGPPTATRSIGIVGTLLILLGLAVWLLILVHSPMPG; via the coding sequence ATGCACATGATGATCACCGCGCTCACCACGGTCGCGCTTGCGCTGCTGCTGGTCTTCCTGTCGGTCGCGACGATCCGCCTGCGGATCAAATATGAAGCGTCGTTCGGCGACGCCGGCCAGCAAGGCCTGGCCTGCGCGATCCGCGCGCATGGCAACCTTACCGAATATGCCCCGATCGGCATCATCCTGATCGGCCTGCTCGAAACCTACGACGCGAACCATCTGGCGCTCGGCATCGTCGCCAGCGCCTTTGTCGCATGCCGCACGCTCAACGCGATCGGCCTGTTCAACCCGCCCGGACCGCCCACCGCGACCCGCTCGATCGGGATCGTCGGCACCCTGCTGATCCTGCTTGGCCTGGCAGTGTGGCTGTTGATCCTGGTGCATAGCCCGATGCCGGGCTGA
- a CDS encoding GNAT family N-acetyltransferase produces the protein MTVTIRSYADPDRTRMLAIFDANTPAFFAVNERADFIAWLDRHAALHAVCVRDGPIEAGVVVAGFAVAPGTPGRAHLNWILVDPAAQGGGIGRAMMAAARARAAGLGATIVDIAASQHSAPFFARHGARTLGRIDDGWGPGMHRVDMEWPLEL, from the coding sequence ATGACGGTGACGATCCGGTCCTATGCCGATCCGGATCGGACCCGCATGCTGGCGATCTTCGATGCCAACACGCCGGCTTTCTTCGCAGTCAATGAGCGGGCGGACTTCATCGCCTGGCTCGACCGCCATGCCGCGCTCCATGCGGTGTGCGTGCGGGACGGCCCAATCGAAGCGGGAGTGGTGGTGGCGGGTTTCGCCGTTGCGCCGGGCACGCCGGGCCGCGCGCATCTCAACTGGATCCTGGTCGATCCGGCGGCGCAGGGCGGCGGTATCGGTCGCGCGATGATGGCGGCGGCGCGTGCGCGGGCGGCCGGGCTGGGCGCGACGATCGTCGATATCGCGGCGAGCCAGCATTCCGCGCCGTTCTTCGCACGACACGGTGCGCGCACGCTCGGGCGGATCGATGACGGCTGGGGCCCCGGCATGCATCGGGTCGATATGGAGTGGCCGCTCGAGCTTTAG
- the topA gene encoding type I DNA topoisomerase encodes MQLVIVESPAKAKTIEKYLGSDYRVLASYGHVRDLPPKDGSVNPDDGFAMEWENYADKAKQLKAIADLAKTADRLILATDPDREGEAISWHVQEVLRNRKALPKDVQRVTFNAITKATVTEAMKHPRELDTDLIDAYRARRALDYLVGFTLSPVLWRKLPGAKSAGRVQSVALRLIVQREREIEAFKAQEYWSVVADMEQDGTPFQARLVTFEGKKLDRLSIGEEGTAKRAKQAVEEGRFSVQTVEVKPATRNPPPPFTTSTLQQEASRKLGFSADHTMRIAQGLYEDGAITYMRTDGVQMDGSAISAARKAVADRYDASYVPDSPRQYQTKAKNAQEAHEAIRPTDFGKDKMGGGDHARLYDLIWKRALASQMASARMERTTVELLDGSGQTGLRATGQVVLFPGYLALYEEGSDDSADEESRRLPRMREGDAPAKKGVTAEQHFTQPPPRFSEASLVKRLEELGIGRPSTYASIIKTLKDRAYVRVEKNRFFAEESGRLVTAFLERFFEKYVGYDFTAGLEDELDEVSGGRAQWQSVLDAFWKDFKPRTNEVMEQKPSEVTAALDLFLEPYLFPAKADGGDPRLCPNCGEGRLALRGGKFGAFVACSNYPECKYTRRFGQGGGDEGGDAGPETMGNDPETGLPVERKAGRFGPYIQLGEGKDAKRASIPKDIPELDLEWALKLLSLPRTVGTHPESGEPITASIGRYGPYLAHAGKYARLGSTMEVFETGMNTAVVKLAEAAAGGGRPQRGAQAPLKILGKHPRTEAEIKLMEGRYGPYVTDGETNATLPKSIEKDALTLEEAAQLLDARAAAGPSKKGKKKAPAKKAAAKKAPAKKAAAKKPAAKAKAVAAE; translated from the coding sequence ATGCAGCTTGTCATTGTCGAATCGCCCGCCAAGGCGAAAACCATCGAGAAATATCTGGGCTCCGACTATCGCGTTCTCGCGAGCTACGGCCATGTCCGCGATCTGCCGCCCAAGGACGGCTCGGTGAATCCCGATGACGGCTTCGCGATGGAATGGGAAAACTACGCCGACAAGGCGAAGCAATTGAAAGCGATCGCCGATCTGGCGAAGACCGCCGACCGATTGATCCTCGCAACCGATCCCGATCGTGAGGGCGAGGCGATTTCATGGCATGTCCAGGAAGTGCTGCGCAACCGCAAGGCGCTGCCCAAGGATGTGCAGCGCGTGACCTTCAACGCGATCACCAAGGCGACGGTGACCGAGGCGATGAAGCACCCGCGCGAGCTCGATACCGACCTGATCGACGCCTATCGTGCGCGCCGTGCGCTCGACTATCTGGTCGGCTTCACTCTGTCGCCGGTGCTGTGGCGCAAGCTGCCCGGCGCCAAGTCGGCCGGCCGCGTGCAGTCGGTCGCGCTGCGCCTGATCGTGCAGCGCGAGCGCGAGATCGAAGCGTTCAAGGCACAGGAATATTGGTCGGTCGTCGCCGACATGGAGCAGGACGGCACGCCGTTCCAGGCGCGGCTCGTCACCTTCGAAGGCAAGAAGCTCGACCGGCTGTCGATCGGCGAAGAAGGCACCGCGAAGCGCGCCAAGCAAGCGGTCGAGGAGGGACGCTTCAGCGTCCAGACCGTCGAGGTCAAGCCGGCCACGCGCAACCCGCCGCCGCCCTTTACCACCTCGACCCTGCAGCAGGAGGCGTCGCGCAAGCTCGGCTTCTCCGCCGATCATACGATGCGTATCGCGCAAGGGCTCTACGAGGACGGCGCGATCACCTATATGCGGACCGACGGCGTACAGATGGACGGATCGGCCATTTCCGCCGCGCGCAAGGCGGTCGCGGATCGCTATGACGCGAGCTATGTCCCGGACAGCCCGCGCCAGTATCAGACCAAGGCCAAGAATGCGCAGGAAGCGCATGAGGCGATCCGTCCGACCGACTTCGGCAAGGACAAGATGGGCGGTGGCGATCATGCGCGGCTCTACGACCTGATCTGGAAGCGTGCGCTCGCCAGCCAGATGGCGTCCGCGCGGATGGAGCGCACCACGGTCGAGCTGCTCGACGGCTCGGGCCAGACCGGCCTGCGCGCGACCGGCCAGGTCGTGCTCTTCCCCGGCTATCTCGCGCTCTATGAAGAAGGCTCGGACGACAGCGCCGATGAGGAAAGCCGCCGCCTGCCGCGCATGCGCGAAGGCGATGCGCCGGCCAAGAAGGGCGTCACCGCCGAACAGCATTTCACGCAACCGCCGCCGCGCTTCTCCGAAGCGTCGCTGGTCAAGCGGCTGGAGGAGCTCGGCATCGGCCGGCCCTCGACCTATGCCTCGATCATCAAGACGCTGAAGGACCGCGCCTATGTGCGGGTCGAGAAGAACCGCTTCTTCGCCGAGGAAAGTGGGCGGCTGGTGACGGCGTTCCTCGAACGCTTCTTCGAGAAATATGTCGGCTATGATTTCACCGCCGGGCTCGAGGATGAGCTTGACGAAGTGTCGGGTGGCCGCGCGCAATGGCAATCGGTGCTCGACGCCTTCTGGAAGGACTTCAAGCCGCGCACCAATGAAGTGATGGAGCAGAAGCCGTCGGAAGTGACCGCCGCGCTTGACCTGTTCCTCGAACCCTATCTCTTCCCGGCCAAGGCCGATGGCGGCGATCCGCGACTGTGCCCGAATTGCGGCGAGGGGCGGCTTGCGCTGCGCGGCGGCAAGTTCGGCGCGTTCGTCGCCTGCTCCAACTATCCGGAGTGCAAATATACCCGTCGCTTCGGTCAGGGCGGTGGCGACGAGGGCGGCGATGCCGGTCCCGAGACGATGGGCAATGATCCCGAGACCGGCCTGCCGGTCGAACGCAAGGCGGGGCGCTTCGGCCCCTATATCCAGCTCGGCGAGGGCAAGGACGCAAAGCGTGCCTCGATCCCCAAGGACATTCCGGAGCTCGACCTGGAATGGGCGCTGAAGCTGCTCAGTCTGCCGCGCACCGTCGGCACGCATCCGGAAAGCGGCGAGCCGATTACCGCGTCGATCGGGCGCTATGGGCCTTATCTTGCTCATGCCGGCAAATATGCGCGGCTCGGCTCGACCATGGAGGTGTTCGAGACCGGCATGAACACCGCGGTGGTCAAGCTGGCCGAGGCGGCGGCGGGCGGCGGACGTCCGCAGCGTGGCGCCCAGGCGCCGCTCAAGATCCTCGGCAAGCATCCGCGCACCGAAGCCGAGATCAAGCTGATGGAGGGGCGTTACGGTCCCTATGTCACGGACGGCGAAACCAATGCCACTCTGCCCAAGTCGATCGAGAAGGATGCGCTGACCCTGGAAGAAGCCGCGCAGCTGCTCGATGCGCGCGCCGCTGCGGGACCGTCGAAGAAGGGCAAGAAGAAAGCTCCGGCGAAAAAAGCCGCTGCCAAGAAGGCGCCGGCCAAGAAGGCCGCAGCGAAGAAGCCGGCGGCCAAGGCGAAGGCGGTGGCCGCCGAATGA
- a CDS encoding hemerythrin domain-containing protein, with the protein MVDYESLMREHDALTVLAARLVDAVEPDQSPPGPALAARDALSALLMQHLHTEDSAIYPRLIGGNDAAAAAAAQDVVAEFKDLIGDWIAYMADWPIARVEAEWPVFKTATLDLMRRLGGRVRRENELLYPLALAAAHIPLRAKPEC; encoded by the coding sequence ATGGTCGATTACGAAAGCCTGATGCGCGAACATGACGCGCTCACCGTGCTGGCGGCCCGGCTGGTCGATGCCGTAGAACCGGACCAGTCCCCTCCCGGGCCGGCACTCGCAGCGCGCGATGCGCTGTCCGCCCTGCTGATGCAGCACCTCCACACCGAGGACAGTGCGATCTATCCCAGGCTGATCGGCGGCAACGATGCCGCGGCGGCAGCGGCGGCGCAGGACGTCGTCGCGGAGTTCAAGGATCTGATCGGCGACTGGATCGCCTATATGGCGGACTGGCCCATAGCGCGGGTCGAGGCCGAATGGCCGGTTTTCAAAACCGCCACGCTCGACCTGATGCGCCGCCTGGGCGGGCGGGTCAGGCGCGAGAATGAGTTGCTCTACCCGCTCGCGCTGGCCGCTGCGCATATTCCGTTGCGGGCCAAGCCGGAATGCTGA
- a CDS encoding energy transducer TonB: MTADQSNLSDRIKGAIAAAVVQLVLGYILIAGLAVHSPVRLSDDLKLFGIAPNPPPPPPEKKIPRRKASRAEGAASPPNLRAKPTEVVAPRPVVVVAVPPPVVAAPIAGPGAQASAGAADVRGPGTGAGGVGDGLGSGGYGDGDGDGGYESPPRRRSGRLKDSDYPGAVGAAGIGGTVSVRYTVETNGRATGCFITHSSGNELLDVTTCRLIEQRFRFEPSRDARGRPVRSVLVEDHEWEIDQQPAQEAPRR; the protein is encoded by the coding sequence GTGACGGCTGATCAATCGAATCTGTCCGATCGGATCAAGGGCGCGATCGCCGCGGCGGTCGTGCAGCTGGTGCTCGGCTATATCCTGATCGCCGGCCTCGCGGTGCATTCGCCGGTCCGGCTGAGCGACGATCTCAAGCTGTTCGGCATTGCGCCGAACCCACCGCCCCCGCCGCCCGAGAAGAAGATTCCGCGCCGCAAGGCGAGCCGGGCCGAGGGAGCGGCATCGCCACCCAATCTGCGCGCCAAGCCGACCGAAGTGGTCGCGCCGCGGCCGGTCGTCGTGGTGGCGGTGCCGCCGCCGGTGGTCGCCGCGCCGATCGCCGGACCCGGCGCGCAGGCGTCGGCCGGGGCGGCGGATGTGCGCGGGCCCGGCACCGGCGCCGGCGGGGTGGGCGATGGGCTGGGCAGCGGCGGGTATGGGGATGGCGACGGCGACGGCGGCTATGAAAGCCCGCCGCGCCGGCGCAGCGGGCGGCTGAAGGATTCGGACTATCCCGGCGCGGTCGGCGCGGCCGGGATCGGCGGCACCGTGTCGGTGCGCTACACGGTCGAAACCAATGGCCGCGCCACCGGCTGCTTCATCACCCATTCCAGCGGCAACGAACTGCTCGACGTGACCACCTGCCGGTTGATCGAGCAGCGCTTCCGCTTTGAACCCTCGCGCGATGCGCGCGGCCGGCCGGTCCGTTCGGTCCTGGTCGAGGACCATGAGTGGGAGATCGACCAGCAGCCGGCGCAGGAGGCGCCGCGCCGATGA
- a CDS encoding DUF5681 domain-containing protein, whose product MTEGMIESTDERMGDDFAASAAGANPRKRTPPIGQRFVKGMSGNPAGRPPGRGATGTRGDRLPGADQPTRAMILEEAYRMVRVEEPDGSSVEIPAHRAVFRALTRAAMSGNPIAQRRWTTIVQAAEREQKDVQIALFNMLERGGVNERYCAEQRGFVPLWTSDDDIMIDGVSGVSVVRTETGEEDGA is encoded by the coding sequence ATGACCGAAGGAATGATAGAATCGACCGACGAGCGAATGGGCGATGACTTCGCTGCGTCTGCGGCCGGGGCCAATCCCAGGAAACGCACGCCGCCGATCGGCCAGCGCTTTGTTAAAGGCATGTCGGGCAACCCTGCCGGGCGGCCGCCGGGTCGCGGGGCGACGGGCACGCGCGGCGATCGCCTGCCCGGGGCGGACCAGCCGACCCGGGCGATGATCCTGGAAGAAGCGTACCGGATGGTGCGCGTGGAGGAGCCGGACGGATCCTCGGTCGAGATCCCGGCGCACCGTGCGGTGTTCCGGGCGCTGACCCGGGCCGCGATGAGCGGCAACCCGATCGCGCAGCGGCGCTGGACCACGATCGTACAGGCGGCGGAGCGCGAACAAAAGGACGTGCAGATCGCGCTGTTCAACATGCTCGAGCGCGGTGGCGTGAACGAGCGCTACTGCGCCGAGCAACGCGGGTTCGTGCCATTATGGACGAGCGACGACGATATCATGATCGATGGAGTATCGGGGGTGTCCGTGGTGCGGACTGAGACGGGGGAGGAGGATGGCGCATGA
- the panC gene encoding pantoate--beta-alanine ligase — MQTIRQTESLREAVAAFRAEGARIALVPTMGALHAGHMALVEAAKRTGTRVIASIFVNPKQFGANEDLSRYPRKETADTRMLKEAGCDLLWMPPVEIMYPQDFATNISVAGVSDGLDGAARPGHFDGVATVVTKLFNQVRPDTAYFGEKDFQQLAVIRRMVIDLDLDIEIVGVPTQREDDGLALSSRNIYLDDEQRARAVALPRALGVAAKAIGRGDDAEAALDTARESLRAAGFEVDYVELVDAETLAPDGDPARPRRLLAAARIGTTRLIDNLAIELVPA, encoded by the coding sequence GTGCAAACCATCCGTCAGACCGAGTCCCTGCGTGAGGCAGTCGCTGCGTTCCGCGCCGAGGGGGCCCGAATCGCGCTGGTGCCGACGATGGGCGCGCTGCATGCCGGCCATATGGCACTGGTCGAAGCGGCGAAGCGCACCGGCACGCGCGTGATCGCGTCGATCTTCGTCAACCCGAAACAGTTCGGTGCGAACGAGGATCTGTCGCGCTATCCACGCAAGGAGACCGCCGATACGCGCATGCTGAAAGAGGCGGGCTGCGACCTGTTGTGGATGCCGCCGGTCGAGATCATGTACCCGCAGGACTTCGCCACGAATATCTCGGTCGCCGGTGTCAGCGACGGCCTGGACGGCGCAGCGCGGCCGGGGCATTTCGACGGCGTCGCGACCGTCGTCACCAAATTGTTCAATCAGGTGCGGCCCGACACCGCTTATTTCGGCGAGAAGGATTTCCAGCAGCTCGCGGTGATTCGCCGCATGGTCATCGACCTCGACCTGGATATCGAGATTGTCGGCGTGCCCACGCAGCGCGAGGATGACGGCCTCGCGCTCTCGTCACGCAACATCTATCTCGACGACGAGCAGCGCGCCCGCGCCGTCGCGCTGCCCCGCGCGCTCGGCGTCGCGGCCAAGGCGATCGGGCGCGGCGACGATGCCGAGGCCGCGCTCGATACGGCACGCGAATCGCTCAGGGCAGCCGGTTTCGAGGTCGATTATGTCGAACTCGTCGACGCCGAAACGCTCGCTCCCGACGGCGATCCCGCCCGCCCGCGACGCCTGCTCGCCGCCGCGCGGATTGGTACGACACGGCTGATCGACAACCTCGCGATCGAATTAGTACCGGCTTAA
- a CDS encoding division plane positioning ATPase MipZ, whose translation MQRPHVIVFANEKGGTGKSTTAVHVAIALEARGARVAAFDLDHRQRTMGRYLDNRAETGKRTGRELPIPRHATHDGESLARYTETLDALSVDTDFLVIDTPGRDDRFARMAAQRADTLVTPMNDSFVDFDLIGQVDPVTYKVTRPSFYAELIWDARKARAKADGSTIDWVVLRNRVQHIEARNMRRVSEALDQLAKRVGFRIIPGLGERVIYRELFPKGLTMLDAREFGEMGLAHVAARQELREMMAALALPEPVLPLFA comes from the coding sequence GTGCAAAGGCCGCACGTCATCGTATTCGCCAATGAAAAGGGCGGTACGGGGAAATCCACCACTGCGGTCCATGTCGCGATCGCGCTCGAGGCGCGGGGCGCGCGCGTCGCCGCATTCGATCTCGATCATCGTCAGCGCACCATGGGGCGTTATCTCGACAATCGGGCCGAGACCGGCAAGCGCACCGGTCGCGAATTGCCGATCCCGCGCCATGCGACGCATGACGGCGAGAGTTTGGCGCGCTACACCGAGACGCTCGACGCGCTGTCCGTGGATACCGATTTCCTGGTCATCGATACGCCGGGCCGTGACGACCGTTTCGCACGCATGGCCGCGCAGCGTGCCGATACATTGGTCACGCCGATGAACGACAGCTTCGTCGATTTCGACCTGATCGGACAGGTCGATCCGGTAACCTACAAGGTGACCCGCCCCAGCTTCTATGCCGAACTGATCTGGGATGCGCGCAAGGCACGGGCCAAGGCCGACGGCTCGACGATCGACTGGGTCGTGCTGCGCAACCGGGTCCAGCATATCGAGGCGCGCAACATGCGCCGCGTGTCCGAAGCACTCGACCAGCTCGCCAAGCGGGTCGGCTTCCGCATCATTCCAGGGCTCGGCGAGCGGGTGATCTATCGCGAGCTGTTCCCCAAAGGACTGACCATGCTCGATGCGCGTGAATTCGGCGAAATGGGCCTGGCCCATGTCGCGGCACGCCAGGAATTGCGCGAGATGATGGCCGCGCTCGCCTTGCCCGAGCCCGTCCTGCCGCTGTTCGCTTGA
- the pgmG gene encoding phosphoglucomutase/phosphomannomutase PgmG, translated as MTHVFDPTSLREYDIRGIVGKTLGPADATAIGRGFATRLRRAGGTRVAVGYDGRTSSPELETALIAGLTASGVDVVRTGMGPTPQLYYAEAILEVDGGIQITGSHNPGNYNGFKMVLQHLPFFGADIQDLARLAEAGDWEEGEGVVTEADIVDDYVGRLLAGYVGGAYRIGWDAGNGASGPVIEKLTKLLPGEHHLLYTEVDGTFPNHHPDPTEEKNLADLKKLVADKQLDFGLAFDGDGDRIGAIDGQGRVIWGDQLLSILAEPVLKELPGATIIADVKASQALFDRVKELGGEPLMWKTGHSLIKTKMKETHAPLAGEMSGHIFFAHDYYGFDDAQYAAVRLIRAVHMIGKSMTEIRGAMPALVNTPEMRFQVDESRKFAVVEEVLERLEQEGADVNRTDGARVNTPDGWWLLRASNTQDVLVARAEAKDQAALDRLLAMIDAQLAASGLVRGEQAGH; from the coding sequence ATGACCCATGTTTTCGACCCTACGTCCCTGCGCGAATATGACATTCGCGGTATTGTCGGAAAGACATTGGGTCCGGCCGATGCGACTGCGATCGGGCGCGGTTTCGCGACGCGCCTGCGACGCGCGGGCGGCACGCGGGTGGCGGTCGGCTATGATGGGCGGACCTCGTCGCCTGAGCTGGAAACCGCGCTGATCGCCGGCTTGACCGCATCAGGTGTCGATGTCGTGCGCACCGGCATGGGGCCGACGCCGCAGCTCTATTATGCCGAAGCGATCCTTGAGGTGGATGGCGGAATCCAGATCACTGGCAGCCACAACCCAGGCAATTACAACGGCTTCAAGATGGTGCTGCAGCATCTGCCCTTCTTCGGCGCCGACATTCAGGATCTGGCGAGGCTGGCCGAGGCTGGCGACTGGGAAGAAGGCGAAGGCGTCGTTACCGAGGCCGATATCGTCGACGATTATGTCGGACGCCTGCTCGCCGGCTATGTCGGGGGCGCGTACCGGATCGGCTGGGACGCCGGCAACGGCGCGTCGGGTCCGGTGATCGAGAAGCTGACCAAGCTGCTGCCGGGCGAGCATCACCTGCTCTACACCGAGGTCGATGGCACTTTCCCCAACCATCATCCCGATCCGACCGAGGAGAAGAACCTCGCCGATCTGAAAAAGCTGGTGGCCGACAAGCAGCTCGATTTCGGGCTGGCGTTCGACGGCGATGGCGACCGTATCGGTGCGATCGATGGCCAGGGCCGGGTGATCTGGGGCGATCAGCTGCTGTCGATCCTGGCAGAGCCGGTGCTGAAGGAATTGCCCGGCGCGACGATCATCGCCGATGTGAAGGCATCGCAGGCGCTGTTCGACCGCGTGAAGGAACTGGGCGGTGAGCCCTTGATGTGGAAGACCGGACACAGCCTGATCAAGACCAAGATGAAGGAAACCCATGCGCCGCTCGCCGGCGAGATGTCGGGCCATATCTTCTTCGCGCACGACTATTACGGCTTCGACGATGCGCAATATGCCGCCGTCCGGCTGATCCGCGCGGTGCACATGATCGGCAAGTCTATGACCGAGATTCGCGGCGCGATGCCCGCTCTGGTCAACACGCCCGAGATGCGCTTCCAGGTCGATGAGAGCCGCAAGTTTGCGGTGGTCGAGGAAGTGCTGGAGCGGCTCGAGCAGGAAGGCGCCGACGTCAACCGCACCGATGGCGCGCGAGTCAACACCCCCGACGGCTGGTGGCTGCTGCGCGCCTCGAACACCCAGGATGTGCTGGTCGCGCGCGCCGAGGCGAAGGACCAGGCTGCACTCGACCGGCTGCTGGCAATGATCGATGCGCAACTCGCCGCGAGTGGCCTGGTGCGCGGTGAACAGGCGGGACACTGA
- a CDS encoding 3'-5' exonuclease — MPPPPPQIIRVVDLETTGPAPPAHGVCEIGWQDVALGADGRWDLQGEGGARLVNPGRPIPPVTQAIHHILDEQVANEPLWHDVARAVLDPWPRRVALAAHRADYEMKFCTPALTHNAQWICTWKCALRLWPDSPSFSNQVLRYWRKPEGMEHERGLPAHRAFPDSYVTAFHLRDMLNEAGVAQLIEWSNLPGLLPAVRQGPDRGKNWHEISDESLAVQLGDRDVDVRFSAETELARRRGGGAVGRQTPQGRLFED, encoded by the coding sequence ATGCCGCCACCGCCGCCCCAGATCATCCGCGTCGTCGATCTCGAAACCACCGGTCCTGCCCCGCCCGCACACGGCGTGTGCGAGATTGGCTGGCAGGATGTCGCGCTCGGCGCCGATGGGCGCTGGGACTTGCAGGGCGAGGGTGGCGCGCGGCTGGTCAATCCGGGGCGGCCAATCCCGCCGGTGACGCAGGCGATCCATCATATCCTTGACGAGCAGGTTGCGAACGAGCCGCTATGGCATGATGTCGCGCGCGCGGTGCTCGATCCCTGGCCGCGCCGGGTCGCGCTGGCTGCACACCGCGCGGATTATGAGATGAAGTTCTGCACGCCGGCGCTGACTCATAATGCGCAGTGGATCTGCACCTGGAAATGCGCGCTGCGGCTGTGGCCCGACAGCCCCAGCTTCTCCAACCAGGTGCTGCGCTACTGGCGCAAGCCCGAGGGGATGGAGCATGAACGCGGCCTGCCCGCGCACCGCGCCTTTCCCGATTCCTATGTCACCGCCTTCCACCTGCGTGACATGCTCAATGAAGCCGGGGTGGCGCAGCTGATCGAATGGTCGAACCTGCCCGGCCTGTTGCCGGCGGTGCGGCAAGGGCCAGATCGCGGCAAGAACTGGCACGAGATCAGCGACGAATCGCTGGCGGTGCAGCTCGGCGATCGCGACGTGGATGTTCGCTTCAGCGCCGAGACCGAATTGGCGCGGCGGCGCGGCGGTGGCGCGGTCGGGCGTCAGACACCGCAGGGCAGGCTGTTTGAAGATTGA
- a CDS encoding J domain-containing protein, protein MIFKIIVAVLVAYAGWYLWQGPKKTHRRIRPETLNVEAAAARAVLGVHAEASEAEIRAAHRRLISAVHPDHGGSAELTRRVNAARDTLLKRPS, encoded by the coding sequence ATGATTTTCAAAATAATCGTTGCTGTGCTGGTTGCCTATGCCGGCTGGTACCTGTGGCAGGGCCCGAAGAAGACGCACCGGCGAATTCGGCCGGAGACGCTGAACGTTGAAGCCGCGGCGGCGCGCGCGGTGCTGGGCGTGCATGCGGAGGCAAGCGAGGCCGAAATCCGCGCCGCGCATCGTCGCTTGATCAGCGCGGTCCATCCGGATCACGGCGGCTCGGCCGAACTGACGCGCCGGGTCAATGCCGCGCGCGATACCTTGTTGAAGCGCCCAAGTTGA